In Halobaculum rubrum, the following are encoded in one genomic region:
- a CDS encoding DUF7385 family protein → MDIDTEELLTSLTKREDNAAIKSYQNTVAVACPACEEPFDDLVVCKQNPTSLDLSKQLDLCVGVDDGQAYIFTHG, encoded by the coding sequence ATGGACATCGACACGGAGGAGTTGCTCACGTCGCTGACCAAGCGCGAGGACAACGCCGCGATCAAGTCGTACCAGAACACCGTCGCGGTCGCCTGTCCGGCGTGTGAGGAACCGTTCGACGACCTCGTCGTCTGTAAGCAGAACCCCACGAGCCTCGACCTCTCGAAGCAGTTGGACCTGTGTGTCGGCGTCGACGACGGGCAGGCGTACATCTTCACGCACGGGTAG
- a CDS encoding GAF domain-containing protein: MTDQIRVLHVDPEPESAALITEYFERDDSVVVETAVDGEAGLDLLASIPIHCVVSEQVLPDRTGIELLEEVREDHPQLPFVLYTDEESERVEREAFSAGATDHLPKRAGSDRHERVVERVLAAVERTRAVGGTPAEARRHALASDVNEALVRATTAADAVDRVCERLVDADPFSAAGVGTFDAEAGDIAFESLLFADRDPSSGAGDGSTVGDGSGALESAAEDAARAASEDGATVVWTDGSARSGAGEYPRSVEELAAVPIEVTNAVHGVLVVTADRDGAIGRPERTLLERLADNLAHALRAFETREQLHEERDRRRALFANAPSPVIEGEILDGGDTHRIRAVNAAFEETFGYEQPEVAGADIADVVVPPERLADHRALRSRIAEGESILEEVVRETADGEREFLLSGIPWGTDGEIADGWYVWHIDISERKRRANAIERLHSATGALVEAATAEAVAQITADALRDVLDLPLNGVHLHDEREDELVPVAWTDETEEVIGHPPTFASGEGIAGRTYESGEPRVYDDIADVSERYNPETPVRSEMVLPLSDHGVLLVGASEPDAFDDLDVSMARTLAEHATAVLHRIEREHVLEELQDRTRQLMQASTRDAIAEIAVETANETLGAQLSGVHFARSGGRQLELTAHADSVETSFDELPIYDRGVDDDPASDFVWEAFDSGEPRSIDDIRTHERLAAETPSRSVIVHPLNDHGVFIVSSTEPNAFDETDKTFTEVLATAVAAALDRVEHERELRRQNEQLDEFAGLISHDLRNPLNVAQGRVMLAREETDTDHLDSAASAIDRALSLLEESLAIARQGHDDSDVEPVELASVVSECWAHTDTAEAELTVETDRTVPADPSRLKQLLENLIRNAVKHGGDDVRITVGDIPGGFYVADDGPGIPDDERERVFEVGHTTDDESTGYGLYIVREIAEAHGWDISIADGEAGGARFEVVGVDSTGT, from the coding sequence ATGACAGATCAGATCCGCGTACTCCACGTCGACCCCGAGCCCGAGTCCGCGGCTCTGATCACCGAGTACTTCGAGCGCGACGACTCCGTCGTCGTCGAAACCGCCGTCGACGGCGAGGCGGGACTCGACCTGCTCGCGTCGATCCCGATACACTGCGTGGTTTCCGAGCAGGTGCTCCCGGATCGAACCGGAATCGAACTGCTCGAGGAGGTACGCGAGGATCACCCGCAGCTCCCGTTCGTGCTCTACACCGACGAAGAGAGCGAGCGGGTCGAGCGCGAGGCGTTCTCGGCGGGCGCGACCGATCACCTCCCGAAACGGGCGGGATCGGACCGACACGAACGGGTCGTGGAGCGTGTGCTGGCTGCAGTCGAACGTACCCGTGCAGTCGGGGGGACGCCTGCGGAGGCTCGACGCCACGCGCTCGCGAGCGACGTGAACGAGGCGCTCGTCAGAGCGACGACGGCGGCCGACGCGGTCGACCGCGTGTGTGAGCGCCTCGTCGACGCCGACCCGTTCTCGGCTGCCGGCGTCGGGACGTTCGACGCCGAAGCCGGCGACATCGCGTTCGAGTCGCTCCTGTTCGCCGACCGCGATCCGTCGTCGGGAGCCGGCGACGGTTCGACTGTCGGTGACGGCAGCGGCGCGCTCGAATCGGCCGCCGAAGACGCCGCACGCGCCGCCTCGGAGGACGGCGCCACCGTCGTATGGACCGACGGGAGCGCACGTTCGGGAGCCGGCGAGTACCCACGTAGCGTCGAGGAACTCGCGGCGGTCCCGATCGAGGTGACGAACGCGGTGCACGGCGTCCTCGTGGTTACCGCCGACCGCGACGGTGCGATAGGGCGGCCCGAACGGACGTTGCTCGAACGCCTCGCCGACAACCTCGCGCACGCGCTGCGGGCGTTCGAAACCCGAGAGCAGTTGCACGAGGAGCGCGACCGGCGCCGGGCCCTGTTCGCCAATGCCCCGAGCCCGGTTATCGAGGGGGAGATACTCGACGGCGGCGACACTCATCGCATTCGGGCGGTCAACGCGGCGTTCGAGGAGACGTTCGGGTACGAGCAACCCGAGGTGGCCGGGGCGGATATCGCCGACGTCGTCGTTCCCCCCGAACGGCTCGCCGATCACCGAGCGCTCCGGTCGCGGATCGCCGAGGGCGAGTCGATACTCGAGGAGGTCGTCCGCGAGACGGCCGACGGGGAACGGGAGTTCCTGCTGAGCGGGATCCCGTGGGGCACCGACGGCGAGATCGCCGACGGCTGGTACGTCTGGCACATCGATATTTCCGAGCGGAAGCGCAGAGCGAACGCGATCGAGAGGCTCCACAGCGCGACGGGGGCGCTCGTCGAGGCGGCGACGGCCGAGGCGGTCGCGCAGATCACCGCGGACGCGCTCCGCGACGTGCTCGATCTCCCGTTGAACGGGGTTCATCTCCACGACGAGCGCGAGGACGAACTCGTTCCGGTCGCGTGGACGGACGAGACCGAGGAGGTGATCGGCCATCCGCCGACGTTCGCTTCGGGGGAGGGGATCGCCGGCCGGACCTACGAGTCGGGTGAACCGCGCGTGTACGACGACATCGCCGACGTGTCGGAGCGATACAACCCGGAGACGCCCGTGCGCAGCGAGATGGTGCTTCCGCTGTCGGACCACGGCGTGCTCCTCGTCGGGGCGTCGGAACCCGACGCGTTCGACGACCTCGACGTGTCGATGGCACGGACGCTCGCGGAACACGCCACCGCGGTGTTACACCGCATCGAGCGCGAGCACGTGCTCGAGGAGCTCCAGGACCGGACCCGCCAGTTGATGCAGGCGTCCACGCGGGACGCGATCGCCGAGATCGCCGTCGAGACCGCCAACGAAACGCTCGGAGCGCAGTTGAGCGGGGTCCACTTCGCCCGCAGCGGCGGGCGACAGCTCGAGCTGACGGCCCACGCCGACTCCGTCGAGACCTCCTTCGACGAGCTCCCGATCTACGACCGAGGAGTCGACGACGACCCCGCCAGCGACTTCGTCTGGGAGGCGTTCGACAGCGGAGAGCCACGATCCATCGACGACATCCGAACCCACGAACGGCTCGCCGCGGAAACGCCGAGCCGGAGCGTGATCGTTCATCCGCTCAACGATCACGGCGTGTTCATCGTCTCGTCGACCGAGCCGAACGCGTTCGACGAGACGGACAAGACGTTCACCGAGGTTCTGGCGACGGCCGTGGCTGCCGCGCTCGATCGGGTCGAACACGAACGGGAACTCCGCAGACAGAACGAACAGCTCGACGAGTTCGCCGGGCTGATCTCACACGACCTCCGGAATCCGCTCAACGTCGCTCAGGGGCGGGTCATGTTGGCCCGCGAGGAGACGGATACCGACCACCTCGACTCGGCGGCGAGCGCGATCGACCGGGCCCTGTCGCTGCTCGAGGAGTCGCTCGCGATCGCACGGCAGGGTCACGACGACAGCGACGTCGAACCCGTCGAACTCGCGTCGGTCGTCTCGGAGTGCTGGGCACACACCGACACGGCTGAAGCGGAACTGACCGTCGAAACGGATCGGACCGTCCCGGCCGACCCGAGCAGACTCAAACAGCTCCTCGAGAACCTGATCAGGAACGCCGTGAAACACGGCGGAGACGACGTCCGCATCACCGTCGGCGACATCCCCGGCGGGTTCTACGTCGCCGACGACGGCCCGGGGATCCCCGACGACGAGCGTGAACGCGTCTTCGAGGTCGGTCACACCACCGACGACGAGAGCACGGGATACGGGCTGTACATCGTCCGGGAGATCGCGGAGGCACACGGCTGGGACATCAGCATTGCGGACGGCGAGGCCGGTGGAGCCCGGTTCGAAGTGGTCGGTGTTGACAGCACCGGAACCTAA
- a CDS encoding PKD domain-containing protein produces MNRRFGRRTFLGLGAAASVAVGASTVARAEFSGVDQDFESVSVGGYPSGWRKDGSTDQAVVSERAHSGSRSLRVKGSHGGCWEAIANAPIGGHPGETAVRFSGAILPGAAGSFGCHDKYYARLKLRTDAGGGWSDGSSRSILTMHRDGTLYAPGGVAVGSFSPGEWISYDIVYQYDAGANEITLDYEIDGGSSGGTTTVDAASWETDISYLTLNSGDFTAYWDSVVAKTAGGGNQVPTPAFQYVPESPTTSDEVVFDASDASDADGSIVGYAWDLDGDGDYDATGETVTHTYGSSGEYPVSLRVTDDDGASAVTTETVTVGSGNRAPSASFQISPQSPTVGDTLTFDASGASDPDGSISRYEWDLDGDGDYDATGRVVERGVERSGTYEIGLRVTDDDGATDRVSRSVTVAEPENQQPTATFEVSPSPPVAGSPATFDASAADDPDGSITGYEWDLDGDGGVDASGRSVEHTFEEAGDVTVTLRVIDDDGAVGSIERTLSVAEPENKPPSAVFDTSTAEPRAGETVRFDASASTDPDGAIQQYRWDLTGDGSRDATGQTVEYAYESPGEYTVKLTVVDDAGAKATSSGTLTVTENPLTALQAAHLETAERVDEISVANLGATAKAEQANRAFTEAVERGDIDQGTAIDAIRRLDSGLSVTQDTLEYIGPAEELSSNRVDLAQEMALPTINTAMELLLTVVSIAKKVSKGVGLGTKAVLSTAKSKAKDAVKTILKGMLGRQIDAMSKIDYEANTIVGEIINGGLDTVAAVNEALEAAAQRVIDSVSTSIQYYAEKRMAAGVAPLAGSFLGSTPASIAAGLEFFYAYLSPERVAQDGLRGDTNAAMSAATDASQSIASEAEDTQGIIRDAKEFGESFSLTESVYRLWNDPSIWEVAKTIGSVVLFVAGGVVDAFATGGGIGALVKINVTHHLGLFNAIRG; encoded by the coding sequence ATGAATCGACGGTTCGGCAGACGAACGTTCCTGGGTCTCGGCGCTGCCGCGTCCGTCGCCGTCGGCGCCTCGACGGTCGCGCGTGCGGAGTTCTCGGGGGTCGATCAGGACTTCGAGTCCGTCTCGGTCGGCGGGTACCCGAGCGGCTGGAGGAAGGACGGGTCCACGGATCAGGCGGTCGTCAGCGAGCGCGCACACAGCGGCAGCCGGTCGCTACGGGTCAAAGGAAGTCACGGCGGCTGCTGGGAGGCGATCGCGAACGCGCCGATCGGCGGCCACCCCGGCGAGACCGCGGTTCGGTTCTCGGGCGCCATCCTCCCCGGCGCCGCCGGATCCTTCGGCTGCCACGACAAGTACTACGCGCGACTCAAACTCAGGACGGACGCCGGCGGCGGCTGGTCGGACGGGTCGAGCCGCTCCATTCTCACGATGCACCGAGACGGAACGCTGTACGCGCCCGGCGGTGTCGCCGTCGGGTCGTTCTCTCCCGGGGAGTGGATCAGCTACGACATCGTCTATCAGTACGACGCCGGTGCAAACGAGATCACGCTCGACTACGAGATCGACGGCGGATCGAGCGGCGGAACCACGACCGTCGACGCCGCGAGCTGGGAGACGGACATCTCGTATCTCACGCTCAACAGCGGGGACTTCACCGCGTACTGGGACTCGGTCGTCGCGAAGACTGCGGGGGGCGGAAACCAGGTGCCGACCCCGGCGTTTCAGTACGTCCCCGAGTCGCCCACCACCAGCGACGAGGTCGTCTTCGACGCGAGCGACGCGAGCGACGCCGACGGCTCGATCGTCGGGTACGCGTGGGACCTCGACGGCGACGGCGACTACGACGCCACCGGCGAGACGGTCACCCACACCTACGGCAGTAGCGGCGAGTACCCGGTCTCGCTCCGCGTGACGGACGACGACGGGGCATCGGCGGTGACGACGGAGACCGTCACCGTCGGGAGTGGGAACAGGGCGCCGTCGGCGTCGTTTCAGATCTCGCCGCAGTCCCCGACGGTCGGCGACACGCTCACGTTCGACGCTTCGGGCGCGAGCGACCCCGACGGCTCGATCAGCCGGTACGAGTGGGACCTCGACGGCGACGGCGACTACGACGCCACCGGTCGAGTCGTCGAGCGCGGCGTCGAGCGCTCGGGAACGTACGAGATCGGGCTCAGGGTTACCGACGACGACGGGGCGACCGACAGGGTCAGCCGTTCGGTGACGGTCGCGGAACCGGAGAATCAACAACCCACGGCGACGTTCGAGGTGAGTCCGTCGCCGCCCGTGGCGGGGTCGCCGGCCACGTTTGATGCGTCGGCCGCCGACGATCCGGACGGCTCTATCACGGGCTACGAGTGGGATCTCGACGGCGACGGAGGGGTCGACGCGAGCGGTCGGTCGGTCGAACACACGTTCGAGGAGGCCGGCGACGTGACGGTTACGCTCAGAGTCATCGACGACGACGGCGCCGTCGGCAGTATCGAGCGGACGCTGTCGGTGGCCGAACCGGAAAACAAGCCGCCGTCGGCGGTGTTCGATACCTCGACTGCGGAGCCCCGGGCCGGCGAGACGGTTCGCTTCGACGCCTCGGCGAGCACCGATCCGGACGGAGCGATCCAGCAGTACCGGTGGGACCTGACCGGCGACGGAAGCCGCGACGCGACGGGACAGACGGTCGAGTACGCCTACGAGTCGCCGGGCGAGTACACCGTCAAGCTCACCGTCGTCGACGACGCGGGCGCGAAGGCCACGAGCAGCGGCACCCTCACGGTCACAGAGAACCCGCTCACTGCGCTCCAGGCGGCGCACCTGGAGACGGCCGAACGAGTCGACGAGATCTCGGTCGCGAACCTCGGCGCGACCGCCAAGGCCGAACAGGCGAATCGCGCGTTCACCGAGGCGGTCGAACGCGGGGACATCGATCAGGGGACCGCGATCGACGCGATCCGCCGGCTGGACTCGGGGCTGAGCGTCACCCAGGACACCCTCGAGTACATCGGTCCCGCCGAGGAGTTGAGCAGCAACCGGGTCGACCTGGCACAGGAGATGGCGCTTCCGACGATCAACACCGCGATGGAACTGCTGTTGACCGTCGTCTCGATCGCGAAGAAGGTCTCGAAGGGCGTCGGACTCGGGACGAAAGCGGTGCTCTCGACGGCGAAGTCGAAGGCCAAAGACGCCGTGAAGACGATCCTGAAGGGAATGCTCGGTCGACAGATCGACGCGATGTCGAAGATCGACTACGAGGCCAACACCATCGTCGGCGAGATCATAAACGGGGGACTGGACACGGTCGCTGCCGTCAACGAGGCCCTCGAGGCGGCCGCCCAGCGGGTCATCGATTCGGTGTCGACGTCGATCCAGTACTACGCCGAGAAACGGATGGCCGCCGGGGTCGCTCCCCTGGCCGGGTCGTTCCTCGGGTCGACGCCAGCGTCGATCGCGGCGGGACTGGAGTTCTTTTACGCGTACCTCTCGCCCGAACGCGTGGCCCAAGACGGCCTCCGGGGCGACACGAACGCGGCCATGTCCGCCGCGACCGACGCGTCCCAGTCGATCGCGAGCGAGGCCGAGGACACGCAGGGGATCATCCGGGATGCCAAGGAGTTCGGCGAGTCGTTCTCGCTCACCGAGTCGGTGTATCGCCTCTGGAACGACCCCAGCATCTGGGAGGTCGCGAAGACGATCGGCTCGGTCGTCCTGTTCGTCGCCGGCGGCGTCGTCGACGCGTTCGCGACCGGCGGGGGGATCGGCGCGCTCGTGAAGATCAACGTGACACATCACCTCGGGCTGTTCAACGCGATCAGGGGGTAA
- a CDS encoding aldo/keto reductase — MTEIEDIDMEFVQLGGTGIRTSELQFGTWRFGKETEEGNVEIGETRAHKLLDAYADAGGRYIDTADVYGGGESERWIGDWLADRDRERYTIASKIFWQIRDGDPNSRGTNRKNIRHRIDALLDRLGTDYVDVLYIHRWDDQTDARELMKTLDGLVQDGKVHYLGASTLRPNAWKVARANEIARNEGWEPFSVLQPRYNLVDREIEGDYLEMARHQDLAVCPWSPLGQGFLTGKYDREDGLTGDSRVAESSRFADAYLTEENFDLHDELDAVADEVDASPAQTALAWLMHRDGVTAPIVGARTTEQLEENLAAATIDLSEEQVERLTEAKGGPYAGL, encoded by the coding sequence ATGACAGAGATCGAGGACATCGACATGGAGTTCGTTCAACTCGGGGGGACCGGCATCCGGACCAGCGAACTGCAGTTCGGCACCTGGCGATTCGGCAAGGAGACCGAGGAAGGCAACGTCGAGATCGGCGAAACGCGCGCCCACAAGCTGCTCGACGCCTACGCGGACGCCGGCGGTCGCTACATCGACACCGCCGACGTGTACGGCGGCGGCGAGAGCGAGCGCTGGATCGGCGACTGGCTCGCCGACCGCGACCGAGAGCGCTACACGATCGCCTCGAAGATCTTCTGGCAGATCCGCGACGGCGACCCGAACAGCCGCGGCACGAACCGGAAGAACATCCGCCATCGGATCGACGCGCTGCTCGATCGCCTCGGGACCGACTACGTGGACGTGCTGTACATCCACCGCTGGGACGACCAGACGGACGCACGCGAGCTGATGAAGACGCTCGACGGACTCGTCCAGGACGGGAAGGTGCACTACCTGGGCGCCTCGACGCTGCGACCCAACGCCTGGAAGGTCGCCCGTGCCAACGAGATCGCCCGCAACGAGGGCTGGGAGCCGTTCTCGGTGCTCCAGCCGCGCTACAACCTCGTCGACCGCGAGATCGAGGGAGACTACCTCGAGATGGCACGCCACCAGGACCTGGCGGTGTGTCCGTGGAGCCCGCTCGGACAGGGCTTTCTCACCGGGAAATACGACCGCGAGGACGGGCTAACGGGCGACTCGCGCGTCGCCGAGTCCAGCCGGTTCGCGGACGCCTATCTCACCGAGGAGAACTTCGACCTCCACGACGAACTCGACGCCGTCGCCGACGAGGTCGACGCCTCGCCCGCACAGACCGCCCTCGCGTGGCTGATGCACCGCGACGGCGTCACGGCGCCGATCGTCGGCGCCCGAACGACCGAGCAGTTGGAGGAGAACCTCGCGGCCGCGACGATCGACCTCTCCGAGGAGCAGGTCGAGCGGCTCACCGAGGCGAAGGGCGGCCCCTACGCCGGCCTGTAG
- a CDS encoding CARDB domain-containing protein, whose protein sequence is MRDTTTEIPRLFEEYRSALSDGDLPAAVEYAVRIDDTESSIDSLLTDFQTAVENDERVLARTILGQIAETYERRGQDFQARTQRAMAAVEEGTLTESEREDLLAFTRNAAQTDLTRTGFLVDAVNFFEGTREGSALVETTNQVRRTESDIDEASDSVSSVTSEASLTASPSILGSSAPGELTQGTTVELVATVGNVGDAESAALSVTVDSDDGIEPTRSSYEVGRLAGGDRTEVTVEFTGRRAGSHSVTVALEADGSVVESVNETFEVQETASSVREAIVGGDSGELDATDIRTAITHWSNDTQVPGTGGKTVETETLQRLVTEWVSANGGDTDA, encoded by the coding sequence ATGCGGGACACAACCACCGAAATTCCACGACTGTTCGAGGAGTACCGCAGCGCACTGTCGGACGGCGACCTCCCCGCTGCCGTCGAATACGCCGTCCGGATCGACGACACCGAGTCGAGCATCGACTCGCTGCTGACCGACTTCCAGACCGCCGTCGAGAACGACGAACGGGTACTCGCTCGAACCATCCTCGGACAGATCGCCGAGACGTACGAGCGGCGCGGACAGGACTTCCAGGCGCGCACTCAGCGGGCGATGGCCGCCGTCGAGGAGGGGACACTCACCGAGTCAGAGCGGGAGGACCTGCTCGCGTTCACCAGAAACGCCGCCCAGACCGACCTGACCAGGACGGGCTTTCTGGTCGACGCGGTGAACTTCTTCGAGGGGACCCGAGAGGGGTCGGCGCTGGTCGAGACGACGAACCAGGTCCGTCGCACCGAAAGCGACATCGACGAGGCGTCCGACTCGGTCTCGTCGGTCACCTCGGAGGCGTCCCTGACGGCGTCCCCGAGCATCCTCGGGAGCTCGGCGCCCGGGGAACTGACGCAGGGAACGACCGTCGAGCTGGTCGCGACCGTCGGGAACGTCGGCGACGCCGAGTCCGCCGCGCTCTCGGTGACGGTCGACTCCGACGACGGCATCGAGCCGACCCGGTCCTCGTACGAGGTGGGGCGCCTCGCCGGCGGCGACCGAACGGAGGTGACGGTCGAGTTCACCGGTCGCCGGGCCGGCTCTCACTCCGTGACGGTCGCGCTGGAGGCCGACGGCTCCGTCGTGGAGTCGGTGAACGAGACGTTCGAGGTGCAAGAGACGGCCAGCTCCGTCCGCGAGGCGATCGTGGGCGGCGACTCGGGAGAACTCGACGCGACCGACATCAGGACCGCGATCACCCATTGGTCGAACGACACGCAAGTCCCCGGAACGGGCGGGAAAACCGTCGAAACCGAGACGCTCCAGCGACTCGTCACCGAGTGGGTCTCGGCGAACGGGGGCGACACGGATGCGTGA
- a CDS encoding LLM class oxidoreductase, whose product MTDWSDHRGYGRLFAGDDLTFGTGFPLTDARESRPSVEEEMTLAAHAEAVGFDGLWARDVPLYWPRFGDAGQTFDTWPWLGHVAAHTDEIALGTASAVLPLRHPLHVAKSAATVDHLSDGRLVLGVATGDRDPEFPAFGVDIDDRGERFRESIDLLRTVWRDEFPDVDGSWGELDGDLDVVPKPVGESIPLLPTGFARQSIEWIADHGDGWFFYHLPESTLESYLDDWRGAAGDKPYAMAVRTELADDPTAGPEHRHLGYRAGAEWFVEYFRGLDDLGVDHVLVSPAGGDDPEAELTRFAETVIERV is encoded by the coding sequence GTGACCGACTGGAGCGACCATCGCGGGTACGGCCGTCTGTTCGCCGGCGACGATCTGACCTTCGGAACGGGGTTCCCGCTGACGGACGCACGCGAGTCGCGCCCCTCCGTCGAGGAAGAGATGACGCTGGCAGCCCACGCCGAGGCGGTCGGGTTCGACGGGCTGTGGGCGCGCGACGTGCCCCTGTACTGGCCGCGCTTCGGCGACGCCGGCCAGACGTTCGACACCTGGCCGTGGCTCGGCCACGTCGCCGCCCACACCGACGAGATCGCGCTCGGCACCGCGAGCGCCGTTCTGCCGCTGCGACACCCGCTGCACGTCGCCAAAAGCGCCGCCACGGTCGATCACCTCTCGGACGGTCGGCTGGTGCTGGGCGTCGCGACCGGCGACCGCGACCCGGAGTTTCCGGCGTTCGGCGTCGACATCGACGACCGCGGCGAACGGTTTCGCGAGTCGATCGACCTCCTGCGAACGGTGTGGCGCGACGAGTTTCCGGATGTCGACGGCTCGTGGGGGGAGCTCGACGGCGACCTCGACGTGGTCCCGAAGCCCGTCGGCGAGTCGATCCCGCTGCTTCCGACCGGGTTCGCCCGGCAGTCGATCGAGTGGATCGCGGACCACGGGGACGGCTGGTTCTTCTATCACCTCCCCGAATCGACGCTGGAGTCATATCTCGACGACTGGCGCGGGGCCGCCGGCGACAAGCCGTACGCGATGGCGGTTCGGACGGAACTCGCCGACGACCCCACTGCGGGGCCCGAACACCGCCACCTCGGCTACCGCGCCGGCGCCGAGTGGTTCGTTGAGTACTTCCGCGGCCTCGACGACCTGGGCGTCGACCACGTCCTCGTTTCGCCCGCCGGGGGCGACGACCCCGAGGCGGAGCTGACACGGTTCGCCGAGACGGTGATCGAGCGGGTCTGA